The following are from one region of the Phycisphaeraceae bacterium genome:
- a CDS encoding ABC transporter ATP-binding protein → MSAASTSSRPLVFPRAGSGAAAGQSVIACQQLSKVFKDFWMRSRVRAVDRLDLDVQRGEIFGLLGPNGSGKSTTIKIVLGLLHKSSGRVAVFGKLPTDVSIKKRIGYLPEETHLYPFLNSRETLDYYAKLFELDYKTRRKRIDELIDMVGLGAAQHRPVREYSKGMARRIGLAQALINDPELLILDEPTSGLDPIGSRQVKDLILELGRRGKTVLLSSHLLGDVEDCVDRLVILYGGKKRAEGTPDELLESRERTVIESESLDDATIAELDRIIHARTGRAIERVGKPRQRLEDLFLDIVDRARRERVETGGAQSGGATASFLRADEGEGDDLIGRLVEGEPPPAPAPAPGPGPGSAPQGAHEKAPERTAQSERDDVLGELLADAPKAPEKRPASEQARDPKKNAPPADVDRSVIDSLLDDDASGGGTR, encoded by the coding sequence GTGAGCGCCGCGTCGACCTCCAGCAGGCCTCTGGTCTTCCCTCGCGCCGGTTCCGGCGCGGCGGCCGGGCAGTCGGTGATCGCCTGCCAGCAGCTCTCGAAGGTCTTCAAGGACTTCTGGATGCGCTCTCGCGTGCGCGCCGTCGACCGGCTGGACCTCGACGTGCAGCGAGGCGAGATCTTCGGCCTGCTCGGCCCCAACGGGTCGGGCAAGAGCACCACGATCAAGATCGTGCTGGGGCTGCTCCACAAGAGCTCCGGGCGCGTCGCGGTGTTCGGCAAACTGCCCACGGATGTCTCGATCAAGAAGCGCATCGGGTACCTGCCCGAAGAGACGCACCTCTACCCCTTCCTGAACTCGCGCGAGACGCTCGATTACTACGCCAAACTCTTCGAGCTCGACTACAAGACCCGTCGGAAGCGCATCGACGAGCTGATCGACATGGTCGGGCTCGGCGCTGCCCAGCACCGCCCGGTTCGCGAGTACTCCAAGGGCATGGCCCGGCGCATCGGGCTCGCGCAGGCGCTCATCAACGACCCAGAACTGTTGATCCTCGACGAGCCCACCAGCGGGCTCGACCCGATCGGTTCGCGACAGGTCAAGGACCTCATCCTCGAGCTGGGGCGGCGAGGCAAGACCGTGCTGCTCTCCAGCCACCTCCTGGGCGATGTCGAGGACTGCGTCGACCGTCTCGTGATCCTCTACGGCGGCAAGAAGCGCGCCGAGGGCACGCCCGACGAGTTGCTCGAGTCGCGCGAGCGCACCGTCATCGAGTCCGAATCGCTCGACGACGCGACCATCGCCGAGCTCGACCGCATCATCCACGCGCGCACCGGGCGCGCGATCGAACGCGTCGGCAAGCCGCGTCAGCGCCTCGAGGACCTGTTCCTCGACATCGTCGATCGCGCGCGCCGGGAGCGCGTCGAGACGGGCGGCGCGCAGTCGGGGGGCGCCACGGCGTCGTTCCTGCGCGCCGACGAGGGCGAGGGCGACGACCTGATCGGCCGGCTCGTCGAGGGCGAGCCGCCCCCGGCCCCGGCCCCCGCCCCCGGCCCCGGCCCCGGCTCGGCCCCCCAAGGGGCGCACGAGAAGGCGCCGGAACGTACCGCCCAGTCCGAGCGCGACGACGTGCTTGGCGAACTGCTCGCCGACGCGCCGAAGGCGCCAGAGAAGCGCCCGGCGTCCGAGCAGGCGCGCGACCCGAAGAAGAACGCGCCCCCAGCGGACGTGGACCGGTCGGTGATCGATTCGCTGCTCGACGATGACGCTTCGGGCGGGGGCACGCGGTGA